A portion of the Chiroxiphia lanceolata isolate bChiLan1 unplaced genomic scaffold, bChiLan1.pri scaffold_66_arrow_ctg1, whole genome shotgun sequence genome contains these proteins:
- the KRI1 gene encoding protein KRI1 homolog: protein MAAPELRVNAAFAERYRRYRRREELQRLRDRYGDSGDSDSDSDSSESSGDDVALDPRQEREFYRTLALLKTRDPRIYQKDTTFYTQPESSGSGEEEEEEEEEEEEEERPAKPMFLKDYERKVVLEKEGKYVDEEDEEDEEAAAKRRKVESSRSYVEEQRALKESFKAFMADSEEEEEEEEGGGGSALLRPRSHSREEKEQEEEEYIRWLRGQGEAPPEPLQDLEPLQRFWSDPALEPGERFLRDYLLGQGFREEEEEEDGGASPPSLPDSSDEGEQFLQRQQEFERRHNFRFEEPESGQVQTFPRHIPTSVRRRDERRKEKREQLRERKKKERARRREELKQLKNLKRQELAARLARIRDASGSDAFGLTDSLLQEDFDPAHHDQLMAEWFGEEYYGRGEEEKPQFEEEEGLEDDWNWDAWTGREEGGAESEPHCEDPDFVMDADYTPGAPPARPRPEVSLGKRRRKTKFREALEREKPLFDPASGPFERYLEEFYGLDFEDMIGDLPCRFKYRQVVPCDFGLTTDEILAADDKELNRWCSLRKTCMYRSEQEERQDQANYSRRAQNVGRKHQILRSLVADPEEPQPPAAKPKPGKKRREKRKRLEEAGEGETPQAPPPAAPPKPGGPRRRGGPPLGPSVRLGGREFSGKRLEAFGLNPRRLRFRQLRRRQRHKEGGVGKAGGGETPGERLEKQRDERKKPGSRREKAEAQEKHLNSPRKNTRKPSEKHVKALEKHTDSLEKQP, encoded by the exons ATGGCGGCGCCGGAGCTTCGCGTGAACGCGGCGTTCGCGGAGCGGTACCGGCGGTACCGGCggagggaggagctgcagcgGC TGCGGGATCGATatggggacagcggggacagcGACAGTGACAGCGACAGCTCCGAGTCCAGCGGGGACGACGTG GCCCTGGACCCCCGGCAGGAGCGGGAATTCTACCGGACCCTGGCGCTGCTGAAGACCCGGGACCCCCGGATCTACCAGAAGGACACCACGTTCTACACCCAGCCAG agTCCTCGGGGAgcggcgaggaggaggaggaggaggaggaggaggaggaagaggaggagcgCCCGGCCAAGCCCATGTTCCTGAAGGATTACGAGAGGAAGGtggtgctggagaaggaggg CAAATACGTGgatgaggaagatgaggaggatgaagaggcaGCGGCcaagaggaggaag GTCGAGTCTTCCCGGAGTTACGTGGAGGAGCAGCGGGCACTGAAGGAGAG CTTCAAAGCCTTCATGGCCgacagtgaggaggaggaggaggaggaggagggaggggggggctcGGCCCTGCTCCGACCCCGCAgccacagcagggaggagaag gagcaggaggaggaggagtacATCCGCTGGCTGCGGGGGCAGGGCGAGGCCCCCCCGGAGCCGCTGCAGGACCTG gagcccctgCAGCGGTTCTGGTCGGACCCGGCGCTGGAGCCGGGCGAGCGATTCCTGCGGGATTATCTCCTGGGACAGGGATtccgggaggaggaggaggaggaggatggagg ggcgtcccccccctccctgcccgaCTCCTCGGACGAGGGGGAGCAGTTCCTGCAGCGGCAGCAGGAATTCGAGAGGAGACACAACTTCCGCTTCGAGGAGCCAGAGTCGGGGCAG GTGCAAACCTTCCCCCGCCACATCCCCACGTCGGTTCGGCGCCGGGACGAGCGGCGCAAGGAGAAGCGGGAGCAGCTCcgggagaggaagaagaag GAGCGGGCTCGGCGCAGGGAGGAGCTGAAGCAGCTGAAGAACCTGAAGCGTCAGGAATTGGCCGCCCGGCTCGCCCGGATCCGCGACGCCTCCGGCTCCGACGCCTTCGGCCTCACGGACTCGCTGCTCCAGGAGGACTTTGACCCCGCCCACCACGACCAGCTCATGGCC GAATGGTTCGGGGAGGAATATTACGggcggggggaggaggagaagccgCAGTtcgaggaggaggaagggctggaag ACGACTGGAACTGGGACGCCTGGACGGggcgggaggaggggggggcTGAGTCGGAGCCCCACTGTGAGGACCCCGACTTTGTG ATGGATGCCGATTACACCCCcggggcccccccggcccggccccgccccgaGGTGTCTTTGGGGAAGAGGCGCCGGAAAACGAAATTCCGGGAGGccctggagagggagaagcCCCTGTTTGACCCCG CCTCGGGCCCCTTCGAGCGGTACCTGGAGGAGTTTTACGGCCTCGACTTCGAGGACATGATCGGGGACCTCCCCTGTCGCTTCAAGTACCGCCAGGTCGTGCCCTGCGACTTCGGCCTCACCACGGACGAG atCCTGGCGGCCGACGACAAGGAGCTGAACCGCTGGTGCTCCCTGCGCAAGACCTGCATGTACCG ctcGGAGCAGGAGGAGCGGCAGGACCAGGCCAACTACAGCCGGCGGGCGCAGAACGTGGGCAGGAAGCACCAGATCCTGAGATCCCTCGTGGCCGA ccctgaggAGCCGCAGCCGCCGGCGGCGAAGCCGAAACCGGGGAAGAAGCGTCGGGAGAAGCGGAAACGTCTGGAGGAGGCGGGAGAAGGGGAGACTCCCCAGGCCCCCCCTCCCGCGGCCCCCCCAAAGCCTGGGGGTCCCCGGCGCCGGGGGGGGCCCCCCCTGGGCCCGTCCGTGCGTTTGGGGGGCCGGGAATTCAGCGGGAAGAGGTTGGAAGCCTTCGGCCTCAACCCCCGCCGGCTCCGGTTCCGGCAGCtccggcggcggcagcggcacAAGGAAGGGGGGGTGGGcaaagctggggggggggaaacccccggagaaaggctggaaaaacagCGGGATGAACGGAAAAAGCCCGGAAGCCGACGGGAAAAAGCAGAAGCGCAGGAAAAACACCTGAATTCCCCTCGGAAAAACACCCGAAAGCCGTCGGAGAAACACGTGAAAGCCCTGGAAAAACACACGGATTCCCTGGAAAAACAGCCCTGA
- the AP1M2 gene encoding AP-1 complex subunit mu-2, translated as MAASALFILDLKGKPLISRNYKGDVGLGEIEHFMGVLLQREEEGTLTPLLTHGHVHFLWIKHANLYLVATTKKNGNASLVYSFLYKVVEVFCEYFKELEEESIRDNFVIVYELLDELMDFGFPQTTDSKILQEYITQEGNKLDTGKSRVPTTVTNAVSWRSEGIRYKKNEVFIDVIESVNLLVSANGSVVLSEIVGTIKLKVFLSGMPELRLGLNDRVLFELTGRGKNKSVELEDVKFHQCVRLSRFDNDRTISFIPPDGDFELMSYRLHTQVKPLIWIESVIEKFSHSRVEIMVKAKGQFKKQSVANGVEIAVPVPSDADSPKFKTTVGSARYLPERNVVIWSIKSFPGGKEHLMRAHFGLPSVEKEEEEGRPPISVRFEIPYFTVSGIQVRYMKIIEKSGYQALPWVRYITQSGDYQLRTS; from the exons ATGGCCGCCTCCGCCCTCTTCATCCTGGACCTCAAGGGGAAG CCGCTGATCAGCCGCAACTACAAGGGGGacgtggggctgggggagatcGAGCACTTCATGGGGGTCCTGCTGcagcgggaggaggaggggacCCTCACGCCCCTCCTGACCCACGGCCACGTCCACTTCCTGTGGATCAAACACGCCAACCTCTACC TGGTGGCCACCACCAAGAAGAACGGCAACGCCTCCCTGGTCTACTCCTTCCTCTACAAGGTGGTGGAG GTGTTCTGTGAGTACTtcaaggagctggaggaggaaagtATCCGCGACAACTTCGTCATCGTCTACGAGCTGCTGGACGAGCTGATGGACTTCGGGTTCCCGCAGACCACGGACAGCAAGATCCTGCAGGA GTACATCACGCAGGAGGGCAACAAGCTGGACACGGGCAAGTCGCGCGTGCCCACCACGGTGACGAACGCGGTGTCCTGGCGCTCCGAGGGCATCCGGTACAAGAAGAACGAGGTGTTCATCGACGTCATCGAGTCGGTGAACCTGCTG GTGAGCGCCAACGGCAGCGTGGTGCTGAGCGAGATCGTGGGCACCATCAAGCTGAAGGTTTTCCTCTCGGGGATGCCGGAGCTGCGCCTGGGCCTGAACGACCGAGTCCTCTTCGAGCTGACGGGCC gggGGAAGAACAAGTCGGTGGAGCTGGAGGACGTGAAGTTCCACCAGTGTGTCCGTCTGTCCCGCTTCGACAACGACCGCACCATCTCCTTCATCCCGCCCGACGGGGACTTCGAGCTCATGTCCTACCGCCTGCACACCCAg GTGAAGCCGCTCATCTGGATCGAGTCGGTCATCGAGAAGTTCTCCCACAGCCGGGTGGAGATCATGGTCAAg GCCAAGGGCCAGTTCAAGAAGCAGTCGGTGGCCAACGGGGTGGAGATCGCGGTGCCGGTGCCCAGCGACGCCGACTCCCCCAAATTCAAGACCACGGTGGGGTCGGCGCGGTACCTGCCCGAGAGGAACGTCGTCATCTGGAGCATCAAGTCCTTCCCG GGGGGGAAGGAGCACCTGATGCGTGCCCACTTCGGGCTGCCCAGcgtggagaaggaggaggaggaggggcgGCCGCCCATCAGCGTCCGCTTCGAGATCCCCTATTTCACCGTCTCGGGCATCCAG GTGCGGTACATGAAGATCATCGAGAAGAGCGGGTACCAGGCGCTGCCCTGGGTGCGGTACATCACCCAGAGCGGGG aTTACCAGCTCCGCACCAGCTAA
- the SLC44A2 gene encoding choline transporter-like protein 2 isoform X2, whose translation MGGQEDNYYGKHGTPQKYDPTFKGPIYDRGCTDIICCVLLVVAIVGYVVVGVVAWTHGDPRKVIHPTDSRGQFCGQQGTPNEKKPFLFYFDIVKCASPLVLLEFQCPTTQICVSKCPDRYLTYLTAHGVPGDLGYYRNFCVPTFDPRKGPIEVLKDRECPAMLIPSTPLARRCFPAIQAKKGVIMVGNETTYDDGRGHRRNVTELLEGAKKANVVLETRQLAMKIFEDYTVSWYWIIIGLVIAMVASLIFIVLLRFLAGIMVWVMIVMVILVLGYGIFHCYMEYAKLKGEAGSDVSLVDLGFQTDLRVYLHLRQTWLAFLIILCVVELVIVLLLIFLRKRILIAIALIKEASRAVGHVMSSLLFPLCTFFLLCLCIAYWASTAVFLSTSNEAVYKVFNESACPFSGQTCRPETFNTSNVTKLCPDAQCLFAFYGGETAYHKYLIVLQFFNVFMFFWLANFVIALGQVTLAGAFASYYWAFKKPDDMPAFPLFSAFGRALRYHTGSLAFGALVLAIVQVIRVTLEYLDHRLKAAENKFAKFLLSCLKCCFWCLEKFIKFLNRNAYIMIAIYGTNFCTSARNAFFLLMRNIIRVAVLDKVTDFLFFLGKLLIVGSVGILAFFFFTQRIKLVQDTAPPLNYYWVPILTVIVGSYLIAHGFFSVYGMCVDTLFLCFCEDLERNDGSPERPYYMSPELSEILLKGHLEPSKSADSQG comes from the exons ATGGGGGGACAGGAGGACAATTACTACGGCAAACATG GAACGCCGCAGAAATACGACCCCACTTTCAAAGGTCCCATCTATGACAG gggctgcaccGACATCatctgctgtgtcctgctggtcGTGGCCATCGTGGGCTACGTGGTGGTCGGGGTCGTGG cctggACCCACGGGGACCCCCGGAAGGTGATCCACCCCACCGACAGCCGCGGGCAGttctgtgggcagcaggggacCCCCAACGA GAAGAAGCCTTTCCTTTTCTACTTCGACATCGTCAAGTGCGCCAGCccgctggtgctgctggagttCCAGTGCCCCACCACGCAG ATCTGCGTCAGCAAATGCCCCGACCGGTACCTGACGTACCTGACGGCCCACGGCGTGCCCGGAGACCTGGGGTACTACCGGAACTTCTGCGTCCCCACCTTCGACCCGCGCAAG GGTCCCATCGAGGTGCTGAAGGACAGGGAGTGCCCGGCCATGCTCATCCCCAGCACCCCAT TGGCACGGAGATGCTTCCCGGCCATCCAGGCTAAGAAGGGCGTTATCATGGTGGGCAACGAGACCACCTATGACGACGGCCGTGGGCACCGCAGGAACGTCACCGAGCTGCTGGAAGGGGCCAA GAAAGCCAACGTGGTGCTGGAGACCCGGCAGTTGGCCATGAAGATCTTCGAGGATTACACGGTGTCCTGGTACTGGATCATCAT AGGCCTCGTCATCGCCATGGTGGCCAGCCTCATCTTCATCGTCCTGCTGCGCTTCCTGGCCGGGATCATGGTCTGGGTCATGATCGTGATGGTGATCCTGGTGTTGGGATACG GAATCTTCCACTGTTACATGGAATACGCGAAGCTGAAAGGGGAGGCGGGTTCGGACGTGTCCCTGGTGGACCTGGGCTTTCAGACCGACCTGCGCGTCTACCTCCACCTGCGGCAGACGTGGCTGGCGTTCT TGATCATCCTGTGCGTGGTGGAGCTGGTGATCGTCCTGCTGCTCATCTTCCTGCGCAAGAGGATCCTCATCGCCATCGCCCTCATCAAGGAGGCCAGCAG GGCCGTCGGTCACGTCATGTCCTCGCTGCTGTTCCCCCTGTGCACCttcttcctgctgtgcctctgcatCGCCTACTGGGCCAGCACCGCCGT CTTCCTGTCCACCTCCAACGAGGCCGTGTACAAGGTGTTCAACGAGTCCGCCTGCCCCTTCTCCGGGCAGACCTGCAGGCCGGAG ACCTTCAACACCAGCAACGTCACCAAGCTGTGCCCCGACGCCCAGTGCCTGTTCGCCTTCTACGGCGGTGAGACGGCCTATCACAAGTACCTCATCGTGCTGCAGTTCTTCAACGTCTTCATGTTCTTCTGGCTCGCCAACTTCGTCATCGCCCTGGGCCAGGTGACGCTGGCGGGCGCCTTCGCCTCCTACTACTGGGCCTTCAAGAAACCCGACGACATGCCGGCCTTCCCGCTCTTCTCCGCCTTCGGCCGCGCGCTCCG GTACCACACGGGCTCGCTGGCCTTCGGCGCGCTGGTCCTCGCCATCGTCCAGGTCATCAGGGTCACGCTGGAGTACCTGGACCACCGGCTCAAAG CCGCAGAGAACAAGTTTGCCAAGTTCCTCCTGAGCTGCCTCAAGTGCTGCTTCTGGTGCCTGGAAAAATTCATCAAATTCCTCAACAGGAACGCCTACATCATG ATCGCGATCTACGGCACCAACTTCTGCACCTCGGCCCGCAACGCCTTCTTCCTGCTGATGAGGAACATCATCAG GGTGGCCGTGTTAGATAAAGTCACGgatttcctcttcttcctcgGGAAGCTCCTCATAGTGGGAAGCGTCG GAATCCTCgccttcttcttcttcaccCAGCGGATAAAGCTGGTCCAGGACACGGCGCCGCCGCTGAATTACTACTGGGTCCCCATTCTG ACGGTGATCGTGGGCTCCTACCTCATCGCCCACGGGTTCTTCAGCGTGTACGGCATGTGCGTGGACaccctcttcctctgcttct GTGAAGACCTGGAGAGGAACGATGGATCTCCCGAGAGGCCTTACTACATGTCCCCCGAGCTCAGCGAGATCCTGCTGAAGGGGCACCTCGAGCCTTCCAAAAGCGCCGATAGCCAAGGCTAG
- the SLC44A2 gene encoding choline transporter-like protein 2 isoform X1 — protein MGGQEDNYYGKHGTPQKYDPTFKGPIYDRGCTDIICCVLLVVAIVGYVVVGVVAWTHGDPRKVIHPTDSRGQFCGQQGTPNEKKPFLFYFDIVKCASPLVLLEFQCPTTQICVSKCPDRYLTYLTAHGVPGDLGYYRNFCVPTFDPRKGPIEVLKDRECPAMLIPSTPLARRCFPAIQAKKGVIMVGNETTYDDGRGHRRNVTELLEGAKKANVVLETRQLAMKIFEDYTVSWYWIIIGLVIAMVASLIFIVLLRFLAGIMVWVMIVMVILVLGYGIFHCYMEYAKLKGEAGSDVSLVDLGFQTDLRVYLHLRQTWLAFLIILCVVELVIVLLLIFLRKRILIAIALIKEASRAVGHVMSSLLFPLCTFFLLCLCIAYWASTAVFLSTSNEAVYKVFNESACPFSGQTCRPETFNTSNVTKLCPDAQCLFAFYGGETAYHKYLIVLQFFNVFMFFWLANFVIALGQVTLAGAFASYYWAFKKPDDMPAFPLFSAFGRALRYHTGSLAFGALVLAIVQVIRVTLEYLDHRLKAAENKFAKFLLSCLKCCFWCLEKFIKFLNRNAYIMIAIYGTNFCTSARNAFFLLMRNIIRVAVLDKVTDFLFFLGKLLIVGSVGILAFFFFTQRIKLVQDTAPPLNYYWVPILTVIVGSYLIAHGFFSVYGMCVDTLFLCFLEDLERNDGSAEKPYFMSPDLRKLLKKTNAGQADA, from the exons ATGGGGGGACAGGAGGACAATTACTACGGCAAACATG GAACGCCGCAGAAATACGACCCCACTTTCAAAGGTCCCATCTATGACAG gggctgcaccGACATCatctgctgtgtcctgctggtcGTGGCCATCGTGGGCTACGTGGTGGTCGGGGTCGTGG cctggACCCACGGGGACCCCCGGAAGGTGATCCACCCCACCGACAGCCGCGGGCAGttctgtgggcagcaggggacCCCCAACGA GAAGAAGCCTTTCCTTTTCTACTTCGACATCGTCAAGTGCGCCAGCccgctggtgctgctggagttCCAGTGCCCCACCACGCAG ATCTGCGTCAGCAAATGCCCCGACCGGTACCTGACGTACCTGACGGCCCACGGCGTGCCCGGAGACCTGGGGTACTACCGGAACTTCTGCGTCCCCACCTTCGACCCGCGCAAG GGTCCCATCGAGGTGCTGAAGGACAGGGAGTGCCCGGCCATGCTCATCCCCAGCACCCCAT TGGCACGGAGATGCTTCCCGGCCATCCAGGCTAAGAAGGGCGTTATCATGGTGGGCAACGAGACCACCTATGACGACGGCCGTGGGCACCGCAGGAACGTCACCGAGCTGCTGGAAGGGGCCAA GAAAGCCAACGTGGTGCTGGAGACCCGGCAGTTGGCCATGAAGATCTTCGAGGATTACACGGTGTCCTGGTACTGGATCATCAT AGGCCTCGTCATCGCCATGGTGGCCAGCCTCATCTTCATCGTCCTGCTGCGCTTCCTGGCCGGGATCATGGTCTGGGTCATGATCGTGATGGTGATCCTGGTGTTGGGATACG GAATCTTCCACTGTTACATGGAATACGCGAAGCTGAAAGGGGAGGCGGGTTCGGACGTGTCCCTGGTGGACCTGGGCTTTCAGACCGACCTGCGCGTCTACCTCCACCTGCGGCAGACGTGGCTGGCGTTCT TGATCATCCTGTGCGTGGTGGAGCTGGTGATCGTCCTGCTGCTCATCTTCCTGCGCAAGAGGATCCTCATCGCCATCGCCCTCATCAAGGAGGCCAGCAG GGCCGTCGGTCACGTCATGTCCTCGCTGCTGTTCCCCCTGTGCACCttcttcctgctgtgcctctgcatCGCCTACTGGGCCAGCACCGCCGT CTTCCTGTCCACCTCCAACGAGGCCGTGTACAAGGTGTTCAACGAGTCCGCCTGCCCCTTCTCCGGGCAGACCTGCAGGCCGGAG ACCTTCAACACCAGCAACGTCACCAAGCTGTGCCCCGACGCCCAGTGCCTGTTCGCCTTCTACGGCGGTGAGACGGCCTATCACAAGTACCTCATCGTGCTGCAGTTCTTCAACGTCTTCATGTTCTTCTGGCTCGCCAACTTCGTCATCGCCCTGGGCCAGGTGACGCTGGCGGGCGCCTTCGCCTCCTACTACTGGGCCTTCAAGAAACCCGACGACATGCCGGCCTTCCCGCTCTTCTCCGCCTTCGGCCGCGCGCTCCG GTACCACACGGGCTCGCTGGCCTTCGGCGCGCTGGTCCTCGCCATCGTCCAGGTCATCAGGGTCACGCTGGAGTACCTGGACCACCGGCTCAAAG CCGCAGAGAACAAGTTTGCCAAGTTCCTCCTGAGCTGCCTCAAGTGCTGCTTCTGGTGCCTGGAAAAATTCATCAAATTCCTCAACAGGAACGCCTACATCATG ATCGCGATCTACGGCACCAACTTCTGCACCTCGGCCCGCAACGCCTTCTTCCTGCTGATGAGGAACATCATCAG GGTGGCCGTGTTAGATAAAGTCACGgatttcctcttcttcctcgGGAAGCTCCTCATAGTGGGAAGCGTCG GAATCCTCgccttcttcttcttcaccCAGCGGATAAAGCTGGTCCAGGACACGGCGCCGCCGCTGAATTACTACTGGGTCCCCATTCTG ACGGTGATCGTGGGCTCCTACCTCATCGCCCACGGGTTCTTCAGCGTGTACGGCATGTGCGTGGACaccctcttcctctgcttct TGGAAGACCTGGAGCGGAACGACGGCTCGGCGGAGAAGCCCTACTTCATGTCCCCCGACCTGAGGAAGCTGCTCAAGAAGACCAACGCGGGGCAGGCGGACGCGTAG